AGGGACCGGGCCTTGCCGACATAGATCACATGCCCCTTTCCGTCCTTCATGAGGTAAACGCCCGGTGAATCCGGGAGGTTCTGGAGTTTTTCTTCGAGGGTCATGGCAGGCTTATTTTACCACGGATCTTACTTGTGAGAAACTAAGATATTTTTGTAACTGCTCAGGGACAGAGGAAGATAATTAGGAGAGATGGAGAATAAAAGGCCCCGAGATCGGCAGCTATTCAGGATTGATGACCTGCAGCCCTTCCGCCTGACACGTTCTATAAAGGACGATATCGCTCGTGACGACGCAGGGAGTCAACTCGGAAAGCTCAAGCGCGAGGGCCAGATGGATGGAATCATACGTACGGAGTTCTGGATAGGTAAGGATGAGGCGTTTTGTGGCAGTGACGATGTCGTTATCCACTTCCAAAAAGCGATATGAATTTTTTGCAATGTCTTTCTCGAAGTTGTAAACAGCGGAAAGGAAGTCGTGCTGGGTAATTTCACGGGTCCTGACTTTTTTGCTGAGGGCGGAATAAATCTCGGTAATGGCGATATTGCCTATAACGATCACGTTTTTCTCGTCGGCGATCAGAGAATCAACTTGTTCCGAACCGATCTCAAACGAGTATCTTTTCGCGAGGGCGCTCGTATCGAAATAGAAATAACGCATCAACCTCTTCCGCGCTCCGCGATGATTTCCCGAGAGAGCGGGGTCTTCAGAGCAGACAGCCGCTTTCTGAGTTCAAGAAGTGTCAACTCCGTTGCGCCCTTCTTCTTCAGGAAGGGAAGCATGGTACTGGCCGTAACCGCCCGCGTTGATTTAGCGAGCTTTTTTAAAAT
Above is a genomic segment from Nitrospirota bacterium containing:
- a CDS encoding type II toxin-antitoxin system VapC family toxin — protein: MRYFYFDTSALAKRYSFEIGSEQVDSLIADEKNVIVIGNIAITEIYSALSKKVRTREITQHDFLSAVYNFEKDIAKNSYRFLEVDNDIVTATKRLILTYPELRTYDSIHLALALELSELTPCVVTSDIVLYRTCQAEGLQVINPE